In the Necator americanus strain Aroian chromosome X, whole genome shotgun sequence genome, tggaggtggcactgggcgtcgaactgcgatgcacaacGGAGGTTcttcctccggcagggtctcccaagctgagaaggagttcgacacatccgacattccgacttctcggaatcggaagcctagttaggagtaaaccactgctaataTTCACCACCgttttggcaaaatgtcgcaaggtggttccctgatccatataggttgggcgacaacctgtggtgaaagctaagctcgccgtggtatggctgcttagtttggggaaaagtctctttgccactccagcagtCTCCTgccaccgcagacaatgtcatgaaaacgttcctttctgcatagctgtcacagttctatcgtacgaacccgaaattatagctcgcagaactttagaagcgttttggataaatgcaaaaggtccaaaaatgaatagaaaggaagagtgcttagccgtgaccaacgagctggctctgtatcaagacctttgtagggtttgatctacggggtcatatgcgggtcgcatcctaattagtatcagcggagcgatagcaccacgcggatatccactaacatcacggcaacgcggctgcTAAGGTGGGCACAACgatttgagcttttttggtttttgtttccgggtgtaatatcctaggggatgatgacttgttctggatgaggcatttgagaggatatattgcaaatgttcttactttccaggctctgacgaaggcgacaacgccgaaacgttagccgtaataaattttgttaacaatcttggctgttgcttaaatccGACCATCAAcaactccagcatattcactgcctcagtaccctgcacactgggccctggtGTCTCAGACGttggacggtatggcgaccagtgagaggcgatcaaatctcaggttgctgaggacgtcattgattctggaccaaggcgacacacgcacgactcgccatggagactgtctcagactgtgtacttacaacgtggttgctctgcaggagaccaagtgcagaaggagcgacgtacgacagatgaatgacggtacactcgtcattcgtggagaggaagttccgtcgcgaaatgtaggcggtgttggttttgttgtgcacccatctgtcgtccatctcgtcgattctcacgagatcctgtcaacTCGTCttgccattcttcgcctccgccctctgcgccaaaaatccatcagtatcatcaactgctattcaccaacatcagcagctgatgattccgaattggaagcgttttacgaggagctggaggaagtagtccgcaacgagaagtccttttacaaattcgttgtcagagacttcaacgcaaaactagaaaaggccacagaagaggaatacaggattggaagatttggactaggggaccggaatgaaaatggcaatcgtctcccCGGACTGTTGTcagccgctcgcctctttcataagaactctcttttcatgaggaaagatcatcgtcggtggacatgggaatcgcccaatggcgcgactcgtgcggaaatcgaccacatactcaccaaccgaaggtggtgtctacttgacgtctcagtagcaccatccttttgtagtggttctgatcaccgtctccttcgtgcgaaaatacgactcagccacacgatggaaaagaacatctgctatcggcaacgaaggagaaaagaagtctacgacgattgcgtactcaaggactccttgtcccaaggtgactggcacatcgaagaGGACCCagacgtggactacgagatgctgttCAGAGGactacgagcctgtgctgagcgtgactcgaagccgcgcacgacaaactgggatcgaatttcgaagatcaccaaggaattgttgggaagaagaagagctttgaggcttgatctgaatgcatcgcacattgagcggttagtagcaaatactagctgcagaaaagcgttgcaggaggatcttttcaaatacaggcggaagaagattctggaagcagcacaaagaagaacggcTCTAAAGAAgagccgcagggatctccgcgaatataatattccgctagcagccttgctgagcgaagacgggacttgcacgtcttctcgtcgagagatggaaatcattacggagaggttctactcgaaccttttccgttcatcaactcctgtgtcaagcctgatcatccccactggtgaagctccaccacggattctcccttcggaagtacgagtcgctatcaagagcatgaagcctggcacagcccccggacctgattttatatcagcagactttcttcgggctggtggccattcgcatcatgtaatcttagcagcgcacatgacatcccaccttcagaaagaaatcatcccagaccagtggaaaacctcgcgaaccgttgttatccataagaaaggtgaccgagaggatcttcggaactaccgtccgatatgcttgttgagcgtgttatacgaagtattcaccaagatcatcctcacgcacATATCTAGGACgttggatgaagcccagcctcaagaacaaactggattccgccaagggttcagctgcttggaccacatccagaccgtgtcgaggatcatagaggtttgccgggaataccgcctgctccttgttctaaccttcgtcgactatgagaaagcctttgacagcgtagaaacgaatgcaatactgtcagcgcttgTCGAtgaaggtgtggacgcgtcgtatgtgaggacattagccaattgttacgatcgatgcacgactaggatacagcttttccaccgccctctcaccatacccattggaaagggggcacgacaaggcgatattatatcgccgaagctgttcacggctgcattgcaatggataatgaaatcattttCCTGGGAAggaaggggcatacgtgttgatggaagatttctctcgaaccttcgtttcgcggacgacatctttctctttttgagcagtaccaatgaagcagaaacgagcgttgacgaggtccttgagccgtatccagctgagagctcaaggacctcgtcaacttCACTCacaaaacttgagaacatcttggatgagaatggcgagggaacgaaacgagtggaagaattgctggggcccgcacgtccagtgaagacgggccatctaagtaagtaagtaatgtTCGGATTCTGTGAAGTGAAGTCCTGAAAGGCGTTTCCTCATATCCCTAATCGAAATTCTCAGCAAGTCTAGAACTTAAGATTTTCGTCTGAGATTCCAATATCTCGGCTTcaacttcagtttttttaattattaggTATGCTAATGGAAGCTCGAAACGTAACGGACCCAATTTCTGGCAAACCCCTCTACATAAGAGCTGGTATTCATACAGGTCCCGTTGTCGCTGGAGTGGTTGGAGCCAAAATGCCAAGGTAAGCTACCATAACGTATTATTCGATGATGCAGCGTAtgcgagtctgattgctagcTCCTCGCAGTGGCCCTACTTGTACCGAATGCAAGCGCACGTCAGAGTATACCGGGGCACGTACGAAACGTATAATACGCATGGTTATATGGCGGAACTTATCCAGATGTTGCAAAAATGTAGTGTCGTCCAGCACGCCGTCACGGCTCAACCTAAACCCAGCTGTAGATTGAGAAGGTtcggcagagctatgttcaagaacGACACGCCTAGGCAAAGATGCGGGTAACCGCTCCAGGCGATAAAACCAGCCTGCCGATTGAAGAAGTGCAGAAGTATGTGTTCTGTTATTAAGTGTGTGATGGAAGAACAAACAtcttcagttgttttcctattCTTTCAGCTGGAGGTTCTAGGAACCAGGGCTGTTATTGTCAGTAAGCAATTTGATCGCAGTGGCCACAGTTTGTTTAGACTTTAAACGAACTCTGGCTCTGGAGATTAGACGAAACCATCAAAGGCTGAACATCTGCTGCGTGACAATAAATGGTGGCTAGCATTCGATACTGCACAAAAAGTGTACAAACACCGCTTTTGCACCTTTTACCACGCAGAATTTGCAGTCGCAGTTCGCGGTTTGTGAATCGGACTAAAACATTTGGAAGAAGCTACCTGTGAGGAGCACATAGTCATGCAAACACAGAACCGTAAGCATGTGGTTCGGTAATCGTCAGAAATTCGGAGTCGAAGGTTGTTCGTTAGTTTGGAACATATTGGATAAGTAACCAAGATCAGACTCGTCTGATCAGATTTTAAGAAGTCGGATGAAGCCCAGTCTCAAGAACAAGCTCCATTCTGTCAGTGGTTCAattgcttggaccacatcctgATAATGTCAAGGGTCATTGAGGTTTGCAGGGAATACCCTCCGCCCCTTTTTCtcaccttcgtcgactatgagaaaagcctttgacagcgtagaaacgaatgcaatactgtcagcgctggtcgatcaaggtgtggacgcgtcgtatgtgaggacattagccaattgctacgaacgatgcacgactagggtacagcttttccaccgccctctcccCATAGCCGTTGAAAAggaggtacgacaaggcgatagtATATTGCCGCCACTGTTCACGGCTACATTGccatggataatgaaatcactttcctgggaaaaaGGGCATACTtattgatggaagatttctctcgaactttCGTTTTGcagacgacatcgttctcttttcgagcggCACCAATGAAACAGAAATGATGTtgaacgaattgaacgaagtaGACAAGAGAATAGAactgcgaataaacaaaaagaagacacagttcatgaagatcGTGAAACGTAAACCTCGGATGTTTTATGGATCTAGAAAACGACTTAAAGGAAGAATTGAATGGAAGGATGAGAGGAacgtgggcagcattcgcactcATCAGGGAAGCTGCGGAcgaactgacggaccaagatctccgtgcccatctgtttgactcgacagttccgtcagcgctctgttacgcagtgGAGATGGGTAGACACCGCTGCCAAGTGGAGGAAACTActcactacccacagagcccttgagagttGTCTGCTGAAATTAACCTAGCCGagcttcgcagctccgacttacgAACAGTGTCCCgccttcgcgacccagcggaatatatatcgaaagcaacgCATAGATGGGCTGACCACTCTATGGGAAGAGTAGACGATAGATAAaccaaaagaacgctagagtggatcccaagaaatgctaaacgccctcgaagAAGGCCGCCGATTGGGTGACGTATTTGCTACACGGATGGAGCAGCTgagagagctcagctggatacggtgCAAGGACCTTGTCAACGTCGCACACGAAACTCGAGAACATCTCAggtgacaatggcgagggaacgataCAAGTGGGAGAGAAGGTGGAGCCCGCATGTCCAGAGAAGACGGGCTATCTAATCATCTAAGTAAGCAGGTATTTTAAGTCGTTAAAATGGACCAAACTCAAATTTTCGTTGATAAGGTTCTGCCTTCTGAATATCAGAGAACCTACAAGCCACAGCTCGCTTAGCTGGACAATCAGATTCGgctgcaactgcactgtggATGGTACGAAATTGACTTGAAGCAAATCAAACCTTTTATTCCTCTGGGGTCAACAAAATTGGTTACAGACTTGTTAGGGTAGACAAAAACACTGGCGTGATGCATAAATGGCTAATCCCCGCAATGGCATTGCCGGCTCTGCTCGCATGTTGCGATAACGTTTTTCTCAATGTTGAGGTTACTTCTTTCTAACGCCTCCATCAGAACTGTTTGATGATGTATTTGATTGGTGAAAAATACATTTGGTTGTTTCTGCATTAGCAAATGCACAATTTTCCATGAGAAACACAATGTATGTTAAACAGGATGATTTGGTGCGCACAACGGTATGAAGTTTCCACCACCGAAGATTTTCAGCAAAGAACAAAATACGTGCAATCTCATGACTGAACATCTGCAGTGTACGGTGGATGGATGTCAAAAAACACCGTCCCAATTTGGGATCTTTTTAGCACTTAGAATAGCGTTGTTAGATTGCTATCAGTCATGTAGGTCccattgttgaaaaaatgaataaaattatccCTTGTCTGATTGTGGGATTAGATGGTCAGATAAGATCGCTACTCTCGAGCCGCAATTCAAAATTGGCCTGTTCCGGGATTTCTCgtttccttccaaaaaaatcgatgttGGTATGTGTGCAAAATGGTTcaaaaacacattttaaatGCAAACTTAACATTTTTTAAGCACAATGAATTTTTGCAAGCAAGTTGATAGATGACGGTTACTTCGTATTTGAGTATGAACACAAAGGGGAACCCATCCGTATTCACGATGAGCGTCTGTCCTGTGTTTCGCTACAGTTAACTAGAggtgaatgaaagaaataaacggtTTTTCCTTCAAGTAACGCTTAAGTTTGATTCTGTGGTCGACTTTCTAGTCGTCGTGCAGTACTTCCCACCACAGCATTTCCCGCGAGTCCGGCGCGTGGATGTCCCGTGTGCAGcaagtcgtaaaaaaaaaactacctcgTCGAAACGGTGGAACCATTCATTCACGGTAGTGTGGGTGATGGTCTTGTTGTCCAACGCCTCGTTAATAGTGGCAGCAGCCTGACGTTGCTTCCACTCTTAGTATTACAACAGTGGCACAACAGAGACGTTTTTGTAACTTTGACAAGGGAGCTTATGAAACCTTCTGACGTTTACCTGAGCCCCAAGGAAACTTTGTGTCTAACTTTTCAatcctcagtttttttccaaactgtaaaataaaaagggagatttttttcgaataacaaatttcgaataattcgaTTTTCCTAATATAGTTGCAAAATGTCTTTCCAACTGGTATTGGAATGTCTTTAGTACATGACACCGTGGtaattcatccagaaaatacaGTTGAATCGAAATATTTTAGTTCAACATATTATACCACATCGTGTTAAAATTGAATCTAACAAATAGTGTGAATTGATATTTAGTCAATTGACTGCTTATAAGTAATCCACGGCTCACCATATTAAAGGGCAccattctcgaaaaaaatcttgttggTTGCTTTTTTACCTTTGTAGGAAGATGATGATGAACTTCCGGatgtgattttcaaaaattacggAGAAAATCGTATAaaacacataaaataaaacaccTAAAAAGTCCAGAAGTCAAAAGCTGCAGTAGAGTTTCCCTGAGGCGTCGACCTTTGTGCTACTAGGATTGACAAAATGAATTAGTAGTGAAATTACCTATATGCTTGCATGAACTTCTTGTCTGTTATGCCTGTTACACAAGCATTTCGCTATACAAATGCTGTCATAGTTGCGATCACAAGTTAGGAGGTTTCAGGTAATTTGGGGATGATTCTGCGATCCGCACTTTTctgttttcgaagaaatttgtcACAATGCGAATGCTGCAATTTGCTGGAGAAATTCgcgggaaaaaatggaagaccTCATTTACGGCTAATCAGAAAGTCAATATACTCTTCAACTGCAACTCGTGCGTGCAGTAAGGATATCACCTCATTGAAGTGAAACATTTTGCGTCGACGGTACGTTAACGGGGGAATAGACACGTTGGTGTGGATCTGATGAACTTCACCGGCAGATGGCATGTAAAGCTTTGGAACGGTGCGCATCTAGAATGGGATATCTATCTTCCTTCACATGGTAATTAGGCAAGTGGATATTTCCGTCGaaagatcagagtagaaatgTGGACGACTTTTCCATCCTGCTGTAGCTGCTGcattcgggttccggagagcggCTATTTTTGCTTTACGATTAGCAACGTTCCAAGGGGAGCAGCCTAATGCTTCTGCCCGCCTCTGCTGCTCCATCCAACGCTGCTGCTCTCCTTTCTTTAgggtcttcttttatcgtcTCTCTGCATCGCCTCGCGATGTGAGTGAGtggttgcctgcagctcgCACCGCTCCATGCTGACGTATTACCTCTAGAGCTTCCGGAGAATGGCGttttttggtgatttcaaGTCTCTCTTTTCCTCGTGAGCAGTAAAGACGATCATATCATCACTGTCTATTGCGGTATCCCAGAAGCCGAATAACAAAGCGAAAAGGTCCTAGTCGATGGTGTTTCCGGGACTTTGCTTTAAAACTTTGCTTTAAGATCTGCTGTATTTTTTTGTCTCTTCTGTGTGAAGGAAAACCCTCTTCGAAAAAGaagatacttacttagatacttagatggcccgtcttcactggacgtgtgggccccagcatctcttccactcgttttgttccatcgccattgtcatccaagatgttctcaagcttcgtgagtgacattgacgaggtccttgagccgtatccagctgagctctcagctgctccatccgtgcagcgaacacgtcaccccatctcgttggcggtctccttcgggggcgtcccttgggatccactctagcgttcttttagtccatctatcgtcgattcttctcatgatgtggccggcccatctatgttttgctttcgatacatattccgctgggtcgcgaagacgggacattcctcttaagtcggagctacgaagaccggcaaggtgttgtgtgcgccggttaaacttcaggagacaactctcaagggctctgtgggtagtgagTAGTTTCCTCCACTTGGCAGCGGTGTCTACCCATCTCcactgcgtaacagagcgctgacggaactgtcgagtcaaacagatgggcacggagatcttggtccgtcagttcgTCCGCAGCTTCCCTGATgagtgcgaatgctgcccacgtTCCTCTCATCCTTCCATTCAATTCTTCCTTTAAGTCGTTTTCTAGATCCATAAAACATCCGAGGTTTACGTTTCACgatcttcatgaactgtgtcttctttttgtttattcgcagtTCTATTCTCTTGTTtacttcgttcaattcgttcaACATCATTTCTGTTTCATTGGTGccgctcgaaaagagaacgatgtcgtctgCAAAACGaaagttcgagagaaatcttccatcaataAGTATGCCCtttttcccaggaaagtgatttcattatccatggCAATGTAGCCGTGAACAGTGGCGGCAATATactatcgccttgtcgtacctccTTTTCAACGGCTATGgggagagggcggtggaaaagctgtaccctagtcgtgcatcgttcgtagcaattggctaatgtcctcacatacgacgcgtccacaccttgatcgaccagcgctgacagtattgcattcgtttctacgctgtcaaaggcttttctcatagtcgacgaaggtgaGAAAAAGGGGCGGAGGGTATTCCCTGCAAACCTCAATGACCCTTGACATTATcaggatgtggtccaagcaatTGAACCACTGACAGAATGGAGCTTGTTCT is a window encoding:
- a CDS encoding hypothetical protein (NECATOR_CHRX.G24778.T1) — its product is MATSERRSNLRLLRTSLILDQGDTRTTRHGDCLRLCTYNVVALQETKCRRSDVRQMNDGTLVIRGEEVPSRNVGGVGFVVHPSVVHLVDSHEILSTRLAILRLRPLRQKSISIINCYSPTSAADDSELEAFYEELEEVVRNEKSFYKFVVRDFNAKLEKATEEEYRIGRFGLGDRNENGNRLPGLLSAARLFHKNSLFMRKDHRRWTWESPNGATRAEIDHILTNRRWCLLDVSVAPSFCSGSDHRLLRAKIRLSHTMEKNICYRQRRRKEVYDDCVLKDSLSQGDWHIEEDPDVDYEMLFRGLRACAERDSKPRTTNWDRISKITKELLGRRRALRLDLNASHIERLVANTSCRKALQEDLFKYRRKKILEAAQRRTALKKSRRDLREYNIPLAALLSEDGTCTSSRREMEIITERFYSNLFRSSTPVSSLIIPTGEAPPRILPSEVRVAIKSMKPGTAPGPDFISADFLRAGGHSHHVILAAHMTSHLQKEIIPDQWKTSRTVVIHKKGDREDLRNYRPICLLSVLYEVFTKIILTHISRTLDEAQPQEQTGFRQGFSCLDHIQTVSRIIEVCREYRLLLVLTFVDYEKAFDSVETNAILSALVDEGVDASYVRTLANCYDRCTTRIQLFHRPLTIPIGKGARQGDIISPKLFTAALQWIMKSFSWEGRGIRVDGRFLSNLRFADDIFLFLSSTNEAETSVDEVLEPYPAESSRTSSTSLTKLENILDENGEGTKRVEELLGPARPVKTGHLSMLMEARNVTDPISGKPLYIRAGIHTGPVVAGVVGAKMPSTPSRLNLNPAVD
- a CDS encoding hypothetical protein (NECATOR_CHRX.G24778.T2), coding for MATSERRSNLRLLRTSLILDQGDTRTTRHGDCLRLCTYNVVALQETKCRRSDVRQMNDGTLVIRGEEVPSRNVGGVGFVVHPSVVHLVDSHEILSTRLAILRLRPLRQKSISIINCYSPTSAADDSELEAFYEELEEVVRNEKSFYKFVVRDFNAKLEKATEEEYRIGRFGLGDRNENGNRLPGLLSAARLFHKNSLFMRKDHRRWTWESPNGATRAEIDHILTNRRWCLLDVSVAPSFCSGSDHRLLRAKIRLSHTMEKNICYRQRRRKEVYDDCVLKDSLSQGDWHIEEDPDVDYEMLFRGLRACAERDSKPRTTNWDRISKITKELLGRRRALRLDLNASHIERLVANTSCRKALQEDLFKYRRKKILEAAQRRTALKKSRRDLREYNIPLAALLSEDGTCTSSRREMEIITERFYSNLFRSSTPVSSLIIPTGEAPPRILPSEVRVAIKSMKPGTAPGPDFISADFLRAGGHSHHVILAAHMTSHLQKEIIPDQWKTSRTVVIHKKGDREDLRNYRPICLLSVLYEVFTKIILTHISRTLDEAQPQEQTGFRQGFSCLDHIQTVSRIIEVCREYRLLLVLTFVDYEKAFDSVETNAILSALVDEGVDASYVRTLANCYDRCTTRIQLFHRPLTIPIGKGARQGDIISPKLFTAALQWIMKSFSWEGRGIRVDGRFLSNLRFADDIFLFLSSTNEAETSVDEVLEPYPAESSRTSSTSLTKLENILDENGEGTKRVEELLGPARPVKTGHLSMLMEARNVTDPISGKPLYIRAGIHTGPVVAGVVGAKMPREAADELTDQDLRAHLFDSTVPSALCYAVEMGRHRCQVEETTHYPQSP